The Geoalkalibacter subterraneus genome contains the following window.
CAGCGTGTTCGACCTCAAGGTCGGAAAGGGCGGTGTGGCAGCGCGGGCACCAGTTGATCAGGCGGTTGTCCCGGTAAATGAGTTTATCCTCGTACAGGCGGACAAACACTTCCCGCACCGCTTTGGACAGCCCCTCATCCATGGTGAACCGTTCGCGCTCCCAGTCGCAGGAAGCTCCCAGGCGCTTGAGCTGATTGATGATCTGCCCGCCCGACTCCTCGCGCCACTGCCACACGCGGCGCACGAATTCCTCGCGGCCGAGTTCATGCCGGTCCTGCCCCTGCTGCGCCAGCTGCTTCTCCACTACGTTCTGGGTGGCGATACCGGCATGGTCGGTACCCGGCATCCATAGAACCTCGTGACCGGTCATGCGCTTCCAGCGTGCGAGAACATCCTGCAGGGTATTGTTGAGCGCATGGCCCATGTGCAGCACCCCCGTCACATTGGGCGGCGGAATCACAATTGAATAATGGGGCCTGGGGGAGTTTTCATCGGCATGGAAACAACGGTCCGACTCCCACCGTTGATACCATTTGTCCTCAACCTCGGTCGGCTCATATCCTTTGGGCAGCATAGGTTCCATTACAGCGATGTTCCTTTATCAATAAATGGATGATGTAAGGTGTTGAAATCAAAGGCGCCGCAGTGGATAAAGCGGCAGAAAAACGAAATGGGGATTGTAGCAATCCCCATTTCATCCGTCAATATTGTCAAGCGCGCTCGCCCCTGTGTTCGTTATTTCAAAGCGTCCTTGATCTTGCGGATTTCATCCTTGATCAGGCTCTCCGCCAGGTCGGGCACCACTTCCCAGGCGACTTTTTCCAGAATTGAACCGGCCAGGCGGTTCACCACCTCGTCGGCAACCTTCTGCACAATGGCTTCAACCCGTTCTTCATCGAGTTGAGGCGGGGCTGCGGCAACCGTCGCACCGCTCGCTGGAGTGTCCTGTGAGACTGCAGGGAAAGCGAAGGAATCGGCAGCGGGCTGCGATACGGCCGGGCCGGTTTCAAGCGTTTCCTCAGATACGGCCCCTGGCTCCTCGTCTTCGACGGTGAAAAACGGTTCTGGTGTTTGCTGTTGCAGGTCCTGCTCTTCAGAAAACTCATCCGACTGGTCATCTGACAAGAGAGCTGCGAAAGAATCCTCTCGCGATCCCGTTCCAATTTCTTCTTCGACATCATCGGCCGACTCTGAATTGTCCCAATCCGCGAGAGGGAAAGACTCCTCCTCTTCAGCTTCGGCCAGTCCCTCGCTGAAATCCTTCTCTTCAGGTGCAGCGGTCGAATCCATTTCTCCCGAGACCAGGCCGAAATCCTCATTCGCCTCATCCTCGACACCCTCCTGGAAAGGGAAGGGGTCGGTTTCATCCGACGTAGGACCAGCCTCCTCTTCAAGGATATCCGCATCGTCGAGTTCGAGAATATCCTCCTCATCCTGGCCGTCTACATCCTGAAGGCCGACCGAACCGGAATCATACACCGGGGCGGGCTCTTTCTCCGGCGCCATTTCTTCCTCGTCAAAGGAGAACTCGCCCCACACACCGGCCTCCTCGGAGGCGATCTCACTTTCCCCTTCGGCAGGGAGCTCCGCGTCAACGGGAGGTTCTTCCGCAGAGGGCTGGGCGCTCGCAGGAACGGCGAGAGATTCAGGAGCACGCTGCAGCAGCTTGTTGACCTTATCGATCAGCGCCTGTGATTCGAACGGTTTGGCAATCCAGTCATCAGCGCCGCTTGCGCGCGCCTTGTCTTCATCAAACGGCTCGAAGGTGCCGGACAGCAAAAGGACGGGAACCCCTTTGAATTGCGAATCCTTTTTTATGGCCTCACACAATTCATAGCCGTCTTTCCCCGGCATCAGCACATCAGCCAGGATCAGGTCGGGCTTCTGATCCTGCGCCATCTCAAGCGCCGTATCGCCATTATCCGCGATTGCGAGGTCAACATCCTCATTGGCGAAAGTGATTCCGATCACCTTTTGAATCGTGATGCTGTCATCGGCCAGCAGCAGTTTTTTGCTCATTCAAGCCTCCTTGGCGCCGCACCCGGACATGGGACAGCAGTAATCATGGGCAATGGGGCAAAAGCCGGTCTATATCCAGAATGGGGTAACGTTCGTTTCGGTAGATCATTTCCTGCGAGCACCCCGGGATCAGTGGTGCTTCACAGGCAGCAAAGCAATCAACACCAGCGTTCACAATTCTGACAGCGCGATCGCAGGGTAAGCCGACATATCCAAGCTCTGTCGCACAGACAAGAACATATTTTCTTTCCGTGCAGCAAGCATCCTGCCGAAAATCGTGTTTCGGAATAATTTTTTCAAAATGCAGAACGGGAACCCATTCCTTCTCGAACCGAAAAACGCCATTCATCGACGCCCGCATTCGAGGCAGTGGATAAATCCGCGGCCCGGGTTCCACCCTTAGAACTTTCCCGACAGGGATCGTGAGAGCAATGCCACCACAATGAAACAGACAGAACTTCTCATTCATGACCGCTTACCGCAGACTTTAATTCTTTCGGATCACAAACCACAAGGGGCTCATTACGCCAGAACGCTAAAAGCCGGTAACGCACCCGATCACCGTCACAGAGCAGCGGAGGCACATCGCCTATTTCAAATTCCTCTGCGGGGAAAATACCATCGACCGCATCAACCATCAATGCCAGATTTGTCTCCGCCGCGGCGACAACCAATGCGTTCGTGACTGAACTCCCGTCACTTGGCAGGCACTCAAACCAACTGCGTCCATCAACAACAGGGATTTCGCCACCACGCAGCGAAATAGTATCAACAGGGTGACACGGCAGCAAAGAATCGTCGAGAATTTCTACTAAAGAGGAAACCGGCAGGCAAAATCCAAACACGCCTATTCGAAAGACAAGATACATATTCCTATTCTCACCGGCTGCCATGCAAGACGTTCCTGATGAAACATGAAATAATATAATTAGCTAAAACTAACACCAAAAAGTCAGGGAGTCAACTTTGACGCACTCGCAAAAAACCAGAGGATGGCTAAGCAAAAATTTCGTCCTACAAGGCCTGGTGGTTTTTCAGGGGCGAAGGCATACATCAGGTATGTCGAGGTCCTGAAAAAACGCCGTAACGCCGTAGGACGGACTTTTTGCGACGCCATCAACTTTGTTCACCGCGAATTCAATGGGTTTGGAGAAGTCAGAGAATCTTCCAGGGCTGCGGCAAAAACAGTTCATGGTACAGATTCATTGCATATCGGTCAGTCATCCCCGCAAGGAAATCGGCCGTGGAGACGTCCATTGAATCACCTTCGCGCCGCCGTCCGCCATAGGCTGTCAACTGCTCCTCGTCCTGCACAAAATACTGGTAAAGTTCACGCAGGATGCGGGCGGCCTTATTGAAGTCATCGTGGACGCTGCGGATACGGTAAACATTTTCATAAAGCCAGTCGCGTAAAGAAATAACCGCGTGCGCCATCTCCTGCGACTGACGAATCTCGCTTCCACCTGCTGCCATGCTGCATTCAATCATGTC
Protein-coding sequences here:
- a CDS encoding chemotaxis protein CheW, producing MAAGENRNMYLVFRIGVFGFCLPVSSLVEILDDSLLPCHPVDTISLRGGEIPVVDGRSWFECLPSDGSSVTNALVVAAAETNLALMVDAVDGIFPAEEFEIGDVPPLLCDGDRVRYRLLAFWRNEPLVVCDPKELKSAVSGHE
- a CDS encoding chemotaxis protein CheW — protein: MNEKFCLFHCGGIALTIPVGKVLRVEPGPRIYPLPRMRASMNGVFRFEKEWVPVLHFEKIIPKHDFRQDACCTERKYVLVCATELGYVGLPCDRAVRIVNAGVDCFAACEAPLIPGCSQEMIYRNERYPILDIDRLLPHCP
- a CDS encoding response regulator; protein product: MSKKLLLADDSITIQKVIGITFANEDVDLAIADNGDTALEMAQDQKPDLILADVLMPGKDGYELCEAIKKDSQFKGVPVLLLSGTFEPFDEDKARASGADDWIAKPFESQALIDKVNKLLQRAPESLAVPASAQPSAEEPPVDAELPAEGESEIASEEAGVWGEFSFDEEEMAPEKEPAPVYDSGSVGLQDVDGQDEEDILELDDADILEEEAGPTSDETDPFPFQEGVEDEANEDFGLVSGEMDSTAAPEEKDFSEGLAEAEEEESFPLADWDNSESADDVEEEIGTGSREDSFAALLSDDQSDEFSEEQDLQQQTPEPFFTVEDEEPGAVSEETLETGPAVSQPAADSFAFPAVSQDTPASGATVAAAPPQLDEERVEAIVQKVADEVVNRLAGSILEKVAWEVVPDLAESLIKDEIRKIKDALK